ATCTACCGGAACATCCAGCCCGCCTCCTTTCGGGTCGGCATGCACAACGCGGCCGCGGAGGCCGTCCGTGCGGCGGGGTTCAGTGCCGCCAAGACCTCGCGCCATCTGCTGGAGCTCCCGTGCGAGGGCAGGCCCGAGGTGGTCGAGTGTCTCCGGGAGGCCGCCCGTGAGTTCCTTCGCGCCGGGGCCCCGGAGGCCGCCCGGCGTGTGCTGGCCCGAGCGCTGCAGGAGCCCCCGCTCCCGGAGGACCGTGCCGTACTCCTCCACGAACTCGCCGGCTCGACCTTTCTGATCGAGCCCACGGCCACCGTCACCCTCCTCAAGGAGGCGCGGGCCGAAGTCGGGGTGGATCCCGCTCTGCGCGCCTCCATCGTCTACCGGCTGACCCAGGCACTGGCCCACACGGACCAGTTGGCCGAGGCCGCGGCCGTCGCCGACGACGAGTCACGCCAGACCACGAATGCCCGCATCCGACTGCGCATGCAGGCCGATCACTTCGTCTGGAGTTCGTTCCGCACGGACGAGCCCGATGCGCCCGCCCGCTCGCGTCGGCTGATGAAGCTGGCTGAGCGACTGACCGGACGGGGCCTGGAGGAGCGGTACATCCTGGGGCTGCGGGCATGGGACGGGGTGTTGCGCGGCGAGCCGCGGCAGGCCGTCCTGGCGACCGCCGAGGAAGCTCTGCGTGGCGGACTGAGCTGGACCGACGAGAACCGGGGCTTCGAGGTCCCCGTCTCGGTCGCCCTCGTGTTCATGTACTGCGACCAGCCACGACGGGCCGAAGACCTGTTCACCAAGGGCATCACCGAGTGCGAGGGCAAGGGGTGGCGTGGCTCCCACCTCGCCCTGGGCCAGACCCTCTACGGCTACATCTGCTACCGACGCGGCTTTCTCATCGACGCGGAGGAACTGGCTCGGGAGGGGCTGCGCACCGCCGAGAAGGTGGAAGGGGCCGTGCCCGCCCAGTGGTTCGCCATCGGCATCCTCATCCAGACCCTGCTGGCCCGAGGCCGCACCGCCGACGCACGCCGGATCGCGGACACGTACCGCTACGGCGAGGTGGTCCCGAACGCCGTCATCTACCCCGATCCGCGCTCCGTGTACGCCGAGCTGCTCATCGCGGAGGGACGGCACGCCGAGGCGGAAAGCCTGTTGTCCGACGTCGGGGAGTGGCTGGACGGACGAGGCTGGCGCAACCCCGCCTGGTGTCGCTGGCAACTGAACCTGGTGCAGGCCGTCGCCTCGACCGACCCCGACCGTGCGCTCTCGCTCGCCCGGGACGCCGTCAAGCGGGCCCGGGACTTCGGCGCGGCTTCCGTGATCGGCCAGGCGCTCCGTGCCGAGGCGGAGGTGACCGCCGGGCCGGCGGCGCTGGACGTGCATGCGGAGGCCGTCGAACATCTGGAAGGGTCGCCCGCTTCGTACGAGCTGGCCCGTGCGCTGGTCGGCCACGGTGCCGCGCTGTCGCGCAACGGCCGGTTGCAGGAGGCCGCGAACCGGCTTTACCAGGGCCTGGAGAGCGCCGTCCACTGCGGTGCCGAGACGCTGGCCGCCCGCGCCAGGGAGGAGCTCTCGGCAGCCGGGCTGCGACCGCTGCCGCTGCGCTACGCGCAGACGGACACGCTCACCGTCCAGGAACGCAGGACCGCCGAACTGACGGTCCAGGGGCAGCCGGTGGCCGTGGTCGCGAAGGAACTGCGCCTCACCGAACAGGGCGTGCGGCAACTGCTCTCGTCCGTCTACCGCAAGATCGGCACCGATGCCACCGATCTCCAAGCAGCCCTGGACACCTTCCCCCGCGTCCGGCACTGACCGCCGTCACAGGGGCCGCTGCCGCCCCTCCCAGTACGGCTCCCGCAGCCGCCGCTTGTACAGCTTCCCGTTGGGATCGCGGGGCATCTCGGCGATGAAGTCCACGGTCTTGGGCCGCTTGTACCCGGCGAGCCGCTCGGCGCAGTGGCCGAGGAGCGTGGCGGCGAGGTCGGGGCCGGGCTCGTGCCCCGGGGCCGGTTCGACGACCGCCTTGACCTCCTCGCCCCAGTCGTCGTGCGGGATGCCGAAGGCGGCGGCGTCGGCGACGGCGGGGTGGGCGAGCAGCGCGGACTCGATCTCGGCGGGGTAGATGTTGACGCCGCCCGAGATGATCAGGTCGATCTTGCGGTCCCGGAGGAAGAGGTAGCCGTCCCCGTCGAGGACACCGAGGTCGCCGACGGTGAAGAAGTCACCGATGCGGTTCTTCCGCGTCTTGTCCTCGTCCTTGTGATAGGCGAAGCCGCCGGTCGTCATCTTCATGTAGACCGTGCCCAGTTCACCGGGCGGGAGGGGGTCGCCGTCGTCGTCGAAGACCGCCAACTCGCTGATGGGCCAGGCCTTTCCGACCGTGCCGGGCTTCTTGAGCCAGTCCTCGGCGGTCGCGAAGGCGCCGCCGCCCTCGCTGGCCGCGTAGTACTCCTCCACGCACGTGCCCCACCAGTCGATCATCGCCCGCTTCACATGGTCCGGGCAGGGCGCGGCGCCGTGGATGGCGTGCCGCATGGACGTGACGTCGTACGACTGCCTGGTGGCCTCCGGGAGGGCCAGCAGGCGGTGGAACTGGGTCGGGACCATGTGGGTGTGGGTGCAGCGGTGGGCGTCGATGAGGCGGAGCATCTCCTCGGGCGTCCACTTGTCCATCAGGACCAGCGGGTGGCCGATGTGCAGGGACGCGCTCGCGAACTGGAGGACGGCCGTGTGGTAGAGCGGCGAGCAGACCAGGTGGACGTTGTCGTCGAACGGCCGGACGCCGAAGATGCCGAGGAAGCCGCCGAGGTACGCCTCTTCGGGCGGTTTGCCGGGCAGTGGGCGGCGGATGCCTCGGGGCCGGCCGGTGGTGCCCGAGGTGTAGTTCATGACCCAGCCGAGGGTGCGGTCGGCGGGCGCCGACTCCGGCTGCCCGTCGAGGAGTTCGGCGTACGGACGGAAGCCGTCGGCCTCGCCGACGGCGTACCGGTGGGTGGCGGGGAGGCCGGCCTCGTCGGCGGCGCGGGACGCCTGGTCGCCGTAACGCCCGTGTGCGAGCAGGACCTTGGCGCCGGAGTCGGAGACGATCCAGGCGATCTCGGGGCCGACGAGGTGGTGGTTGACGGGGACGAGGTAGAAGCCGGCCTGGGTGGCGGCGAGATGGGCGGTGAAGAACTCCGCCGAGTTGGGCAGTACGACGGCGAAGGCGTCGCCGCGTTCGAGACCGGCGGCGCGCAGTCCGTGCACGAGCCGGTTGGCGGCGGCGTGCAGGCGTCCGGCGGTCCACTCCTCGCCGTCCGGTGCGATCAGGACCGTGCGGTCGGGGTCGGCGGTCGCCTGGGCCCAGAAGCCCGTGGGGGGTGTGCCGGTCACTGGCCGCTCCTTCCGGCGATGCGGTTGACGTGGTCCACGGCCCGCTCGAAGCCGCGGGTGAGGTCGTCGAAGACGGCCTGGACGCTGCGGACTTCGTTCATCCGGCCGACGATCTGGCCGACGGGCGTGCCGAGCAGCGGGTCGACCCCGTGCTTCTGGATGCGCGAGACGGCCTCGGCGACGAGCAGTCCCTGCAGGGGCATGGGGAGGGTGCCGGGTCCGTCGGGGGCGTCCCAGGCGTCGGTCCATTCGGTACGGAGCTGGCGGGCGGGTTTCCCGGTCAGCGCGCGGGAGCGGACCGTGTCGCCGGAGCCGGCCGCGAGGAGCTTGCGGGTGAGGGCGGGCGAGTGCAGGTCGGCCTCCGCGGTGGTCAGCCAGACCGACCCGAGCCACACGCCCTGGGCGCCCAGGGCGAGGGCGGCGGCGACCTGCCGTCCGCTGCCGATGCCGCCGGCGGCGAGGACCGGCAGCGGGTCGACGGCCTCGACGACCTCCGGGGTGAGCACCATGGAGGCGATCTCGCCGGTGTGCCCGCCCGCCTCGTAGCCCTGGGCGACGACGATGTCGATGCCGCCGTCCCTGTGCTTGCGGGCGTGCCGGGCGCTGCCCGCGAGCGCGGCGACGAGGACGTGTCGCTCGTGGGCGCGGGCGACGACGTCGGCGGGCGGGGAGCCGAGGGCGTTGGCCAGCAGCCGGATCGGGTAGTCGAAGGCGACGTCGAGCTGACTGCGGGCGACCTGCTCCATCCAGCCGGTGATCCGCCACCCGGACGCCTCGCCCTCGGCCAGCTCCGGCACCCCGTACTTGGCGAGGGTGTCCCGCACGAACTGCCGGTGCCCCTCGGGGATCATCGCCTCGACATCGGCCTCACTGACGCCCTCGACCTTCTTCGCGGGCATGACGACATCGAGGCCGTACGGCTTGCCGTCGACATGCGCCTCGATCCAGTCGAGGTCGCGTTTGAGGTCGTCGGGGGCGGTGTAGCGGACCGCGCCGAGCACGCCGAAGCCGCCCGCGCGGCTGATGGCCGCGGCGACTGCGGGGAACGGCGTGAACCCGAAGACGGCGTGCTCGACTCCCAGTTGCTTGCTCAGCTCCGTCTGCATGGGCGCAGGATGCCCCAGCCGACCGGCCGACGGAAGGCTTTTTCTGATACACCGTCAGATTCTTGCGCCGGGGCCGCTGTTCAACCGCCGCGGGGTCTCAGTCGGCCGGTGTCTCCAGTACCGCCATCGCCGCGTTGTGGCCCGGCACTCCGCTCACCCCTCCGCCGCGCACCGCCCCGGCGCCGCACAGCACGATGTTCGCGTGCCGGGTCTCCACGCCCCAGCGGCCGGTGCCCTCCTGGGCGTACGGCCAGGTGAGGTCGCGGTGGAAGATGTTGCCGCCGGGGAGTCCGAGGTCGCGCTCCAGGTCCAGCGGGGTCCGCGCCTCGATGCAGGGGCGGCCGTCGGCGTCGGTGGCCAGGCAGTCGGCGAGGGGTTCGGCGAGGTGGGCGTCGAGCTGGGCGAGGGTGGCTTTGAGGAGTTCCTCGCGCACGGCGTCGTTGTCCCGTTCGAAGAGCCGGGCGGGTGTGTGCAGGCCGAAGAGGGTCAGGGTCTGGTAGCCCTGTTCGACCAGGTCCGGGCCGAGGATGCCCGGGTCGGTCAGGGAGTGGCAGTAGATCTCGGAGGGCGGGGCGGCGGGGAGTTCACCGGCGGCGGCCTGGGCGTGGGCGGTGGCGAGCTGTTCGTAGCCCTCGGCGATGTGGAAGGTGCCGGCGAATGCCTCACGCGGGTCGACGGCGCTGTCGCGCAGCCTGGGCAGCCGCTTGACCAGCATGTTCACCTTGAGCTGGGCGCCCTCGGCGGGGGCGGGCGGCGCGTCGCCGGTGAGGGCCGCGAGGGCTTGCGGGGAGGCGTTCACCAGGACGTGGCGGGCGGCGGCGACACCCTCGCCGTCGGCCGTGCGGTACGTGACCTCCGCCGTACGGCCGTCCGTGGCGATGCGTACCGCCTCGTGCCCGGTGGCGAGGACGGCGCCCGCGTCCCGGGCGGCGGCTGCGAGGGCGTCGGTCAGGGCGCCCATGCCGCCGACGGGGACGTCCCAGGCGCCGGTGCCGCCGCCGATGACGTGGTAGAGGAAGCAGCGGTTCTGCTTGAGGGAGGGGTCGTGGGCGTCGGCGAAGGTGCCGATGAGGGCGTCGGTGAGGACCACGCCCCGCACCAGGTCGTCCGCGAAGCGCTCCTCGACGGCGACGCCGACGGGCTCCTCGAAGAGGATCCGCCACGCCTCCTCATCGTCGACGCGCCGGCGCAGTTCGTCCCGGGTGGGCAGCGGTTCGGTGAGCGTGGGGAACACCCGCCGGGCGACGCGGCCGGTCATGCCGTAGAAACGCTCCCATGCCGCGTACTCGCGCTCGCCGCCCGTCAGCCGCGCGAACGCCTCCCGGGTGCGTTCCTCGCCGCCGCCCACGAGCAGTCCGGTCGACCGTCCGCCGCGCTCCACGGGGGTGTACGAGGAAATGGTGCGACCCTGGACGCGGAAGTGCAGCCCCAGGTCCCGCACGATCTTCTGCGGGAGGAGGCTGACCAGGTACGAGTAGCGTGACAGCCGGGCGTCCACGCCGGCGAACGGCCGGGTGGAGACGGCGGCGCCCCCGGTGTGGTCCAGCCGCTCCAGCACCAGCACGGACCGCCCGGCCCGGGCCAGATAGGCGGCGGCGACCAGCCCGTTGTGTCCACCGCCGACGATGACGACGTCGTAGGCGCGGTGCCCCCCGGGGGCGCGGTGACCCTCGGCTCCTTCGTGTCCCTCGTGTGCAGGCATGGATCCTTCGTAACACGACCCGATCAAGATCGGCCAGAGGCGATCACGGGCAGCCGGTCAGGGGCGCTGGAGCCGGAGCCGGACCCCGAGGAAAGTCGGCGTGCGGTGGGTCTGGATACGGGGTCTCGGCTCCCATACGACGCATACGATCAGGATGACCTCAAGTACGTTGAAACGCGAGCATGTTGGACGCGAGGGGAACCCTTGACCGCCGCACCGAAGCCGAAGTTGAAGCCCGATCCAGATCCCGGGTCCGGTCCCGAGCCCCGTCAGACCGCCGCGCTGTTGCTCAACCGGCGTGGTCAGTACCTCCTCCACCTGCGCGATGCGCACAAACCGATCTGCGATCCGGGTACTTGGTCGCTGCCCGGCGGTGCCTGTGAGGGGGACGAGACGCCCGAGGAGGGCGTCGTGCGTGAGCTGCTGGAGGAGACGGGACTCGTCGTCGACGGACTGACCCGGTACACGGTCGTCGACGACAACATCCAGGTTTTTCTGGGCAGTTGGGACGGCGATCCCGCCTTGCTGCCCGTCACCGAGGGCATCATGTTCGCCTTCTTCGACGCGGCGACCACCGCTCGCCTGACGATGGCGCCATGGGCCGCGGAGGTCCTCGACCGGCACCGGGCCGACCCCGTCGTTCCCTCGCCGCAGCCGCCCGCGCGGCAGCACGTCCTCAACGCCGTGGGCGTCCATCTCCATCTGGAACGCGACGGCAAGATCCTTCTCGGGTTGCGCCATCCCGACTCGCCCTTCGCGCCCCTCAGCCATCACTTCCTGGCCGGTCACTGCGAGCAGGAGTCCGCCGTCGCCTGTCTGATCCGCGAGGCCCGGGAGGAGGCCGGTCTGGAGATCGCGGCGGCGGACGTCGAGCTGGCGCACGTCGTCCACGTCCTGCACGCGCCCGCCACCCGGCCGCGCCTCCAGCTCGTCTTCCGCGCCCGGCACTGGCAGGGCGAGCCACAACTGCTGGAGCCGGACAAATGCCTCGGCTGGGACTGGTGGCCCGTGGACGCGCTGCCGGAGCCGATGGTGGCGTACGCGAGGGCGGCGATCACCGGAATCCGCGAAGGACGGCTGTACACGGAACTGGGCTGGGGTCAGACGGGCTGACCCTGGACGTCGGTGTCAGGGCTCGGCAGGCCTACGCTCCGCCGGCCGCGCGGTGCTGTCGCAGCACCGCCACCCTCCGGTACAGGTCGGCCGCCTCCTGACCGCGGCCGAGCTGTTCCAGGCAGTGGGCCTCGTCGCTGCGGCTCGCGAGGGTGTCGGGGTGGTCGCCGCCCAGGACGTGCTCGCGGGTCGCGGCCACCCGCCGGTACTCGGCCAGGGCGTCGGCCCAGCGGCCCAGCCAGCCCAGGCCGACGGCGACCTCGCGGCGGCTGACGAGCGTGTCGGGATGGTCGGCGCCGAGCACCCGCTCGCGGATCGCGCACACGTCCCGGGACTCGGCGAGCGCCTCCTCCCAGCGGCCCAGCCGGCCGAGGTTGACGCCGAGACCGTGCCGGGCGCGCAGGGTCTCGGGGTGGGCCCGGCCGTGGAGGCGGGTGCGGTCGTCGACGAGGTCGCGGTAGAGCTGGAGCGCCTCCTCGCTGCGGCCGAGGCGGCCCAGGCTGATGCCGGTCTCGTAGCGGGCGGCGAGGGTGTCGGGGTGGTCGGGGCCGAGCGCCTGCGCGCGGGCCGCGGCGACCTCCCGGTAGGCCTGCAGCGCTTCCGGCCAGCGGCCCAACTGGCCCAGGGCGTAGGCGACTTCGTAGCGCGTGACGAGCGTGTCCGGGTGGCTGGGGCCCAGCACGCGGGCGCGGGCGACGGCCACCTCGCCCGCCATCCGGTACGACTCCTCCAGGCGGCCGAGCCGGCTGAGGTTGAAGGCGAGGTTGTGGCGGCAGCGCAGGGTGTCGGGATGGTCGGCGCCCGTCGTGCGCACCCGGACGGCGAGGACCGACGCGTACACCTGCCGGGCGTCGGAGTGACGGCCCAACTGGCCGAGCACATAGGCCATTTCCTGGCGGGTGGCGAGCGTGTCGGCGTGCTCGGCGCCCAGGACCCGGGTGCGGGCGGCGGCCACGTCCTGGTACTCGCGCAGCGCGTCGGTGGCGCGGCCGTTGCGGCTGAGGGTGAAGGCGACCTCGTAGCGGCTGGCGAGGGTCTCGGGGTGGTCCGGGCCGAGGAGGTGCGCGCGTTCGGCGGCGACGGCGCGGTGCAGCTCCCCGGCCTCGGCCCAGCGCCCGAGTCGGGCGAGACCGAGGCCCGCGTCGTGCCGTCCGACGAGCTCGGTGAGCGCGGTGAGCTCCTGCGGGGACGGCGTGTCCGGCGACGGCGGAACGGGGGCGGCGCCGAGGGCCGGCCGGGGGATCCACTCGCCGGTCAGGGCCGCCCCGGCGTCCGGGATCGTGACCGGCAGTCCGGCGCCGGTGGCCTTGTGGCCGGTGGTCATGCCCCGGGTCCAGGACGGCAGCCGGGGCTCGAGGCCCGCGGGCTCGGGCGGCAGCGGCTGGGGCGGCCGTGTCTCGGGCCCGGGTGTCACCACGGTCGGCACGTACGCCGATGCGGTGCGGCCGGCGGCGATGCGCCGGACGATCTCGCGGGCGTCGTGGGGGCGTTGTCCGGGCTGCTTGGCCAGCAGGTCCAGGATGATCCGGTCGAGGTGCTCGGGCAGGTCGGGGCGGTGCTCGCGCGGCGGCCGGGGCGGGGTGTCGCGGTGGCCGACGAGGATCGCCCACGGGTCGTCGAGGTCGAACGGCGGTGCCCCGGTGGCGATCTCGTACAGCACGCACCCCAGCGAGTAGAGGTCGCTGCGGTGGTCGACCTCCTCGGCGCCGATCTGCTCGGGCGACATGTAGTGCGGGGTGCCCATGGCGATGCCGGTGCCGGTGAGGCGGGAGGTGAAGCCGATGTCGTGGCCGAGGCGGGCGATGCCGAAGTCGCAGATCTTCACCGTGCCGTCGGTGAGCCGCACGATGTTCGCGGGTTTCAGGTCGCGGTGCACGATGCCCTGCCGGTGGGTGTAGGCGAGGGCCGCGGCGACCTGGTCGGCGATCTCCACGACGTCGGGGACGGGCAGCGGCCGGCGCTCGTTGTCGTCCAGCAACTGGCACAGGTCGCTGCCGTCCAGGAGTTCCATGACGAGGAAGAGGACGCCGTCGTGGTCGCCGAAGTCGTGGACGACCGTCACCCCGCGGTGCTGGAGCGAGGCGGCGACGCGGCCCTCGCGCCGGAACCGCTCGCGCACGACGCGCCCGAAGGACGGGTCGCGGTGCGGGCTGATCGGTTTGAGACACTTCACGGCGACCTGTCGGCCGAGGGACTCGTCACGGGCCCGCCACACCTCGCCCATGCCCCCGCGCCCGATCAGGTCGATCAGCCGGTACCGGCCCTGGATCAGCCTGCTCTCCGCCATAGTGCGCCGCCGCCCCCGTCACTTTCCGGCCCTCCCCCTGGCTCGTCCAGTATGGCGGCCTATGGCTTGGCTTTGTACGGCACCGGACGGGCCTGGGGGCCGAGCCGGGCCATGGCCCGCAGGATGTGCTGGGGCGGAAGCTGCCACCGCACCCGTACGGGGACACGGCGCAGCAGGGTGCCCGTGGCCCTCAACCGGCGGGTGACGGTGGCGGGTTGCGGGGCGCGCCTGCCGTACAGCTCGTGGGCGTACGGCGGCAGCGAGGCGTACGCCAGGTGCGCCACGCGCCGCCACAGCAGGGCGCGCGCCGGGACGAGCAGGGGGTGGGCCGGCGGTCGGAGCAGGAAGTCGTCGACCTCGCGCGCCTCGGGTCCGGCGGCGAGTTCGGGGCGCACCTTCTCGAAGTACGCCTCCATCTCGGCCCGGTCGCCGGGTACGGCGTCGGGGTCGAGGCCCACCAGGCGGGCGCTGACGCGGCGTTCGGCCATGTAGCGGTCGGCAGCGGCGTAGGTGAGGGGGTAGCCGGAACGGCGCAGGACGTGCAGATGGGAGTCGATCTCGGCGCAGTGCACCCACAGCAGCGCGGGTTCGTCGACGCCGTAGCGTGAGACTGGTGCCCCTACACCTTCCGTGACGGCACCCGCCACACCAGCGCGGTGCCGCCGCCCTCGGGCTTCCCCAGTTCCAGGCGTCCGCCCAACTGCTCGGCGCGTTCCGCCATGTTGCGCAGCCCACTGCGGCGGCCTTCGTCCGGGATGCCCACGCCGTTGTCGGTGACCGAGAGCCTCACCTCCCGCCCGTCCGTGGCCAGGAGCACATCGGCCCGGTCCGCATGGGCGTGGCGGGCGATGTTGGTCAAGGCCTCGGAGAGCACCGCCACCACGTGGTCGGCGATCTCCTTCGGCACGTCGGTGTCCAGCAGGCCCTCCATGCGCACACTGGCGGCGAAGCCGAGGACCGGCGCCGCCTCCCCGACCACCCTTACGGCTCGCGCCCTCAGCCCCGTCTCGCCGTTGCCCTCACGCGTGCGCAGGCCGAAGATCGTCGACCTGATGATCTTGATGGTCTCGTCCAGGTCGTCGACCGCGCGGACCACCCGTTCGGAGGCCTCCTCGTGCTCGATGAAGCGGCCCGCGCTCTGCAGGGTCATGCCGGTGGCGAACAGCCGCTGGATCGCGAGGTCGTGCAGGTCCCGCGCGATACGGTCGCGGTCCTTGAGCACGGCGACCTCCTCGGCGTCCTGGCGGCGTTCCGCCAGCTCCATCGCGACGGCGGCCTGCGCGGCGAAGGCCTGCAAGGTCTCGGTCTCCGTCGCCGAGAACACCGGCCGGCCGGCTTCTCGCGCCAGCAGGACCACGCCTCGCACACCCGCCTCGCGCGTGCCGATGGGCACGGCCACAGCAGGGCCGAGTCCCCCGAAACGCGGAGGCTCCAGGGAGATGCGTGCATCCTGAGCGACGTCCTCGCTGGTGACCGGAACCGCCCCCGAGAAGGCCAGGCCCATCAGGCTCCGGTCCACCGGCAGTACGAGCCCCCGGTGTGCCTCGGCGTCCACCCCGACGGCGATCTCCACGGCGAGCGACCCGGTGTCCCCCATGGACAGCGCGACCGCCGCCAGGGCACTTCCGGTGATCTCACCGGCCCGCTCCGCGATCAGGGCGAGAACCTCGGAGCGCTCACCGCCGGACATCAGGCTCAGGGTGATCTCCGCGTTCGCCCGCAGCCAGCGTTCCCGCAGCCGGGACTCCTCGTACAGACGCGCGTTGTCGATCGCCACGCCGGCCGCCACGGCCAGCGTGAGCGTGACCGAGACGTCCTCCTCGTCGAACTGGCCGCCGCCCCGCTTCTCGGTCAGGTACAGATTGCCGAAGACCTGGTCGCGCACCCGGATCGGGACGCCGAGGAAGGTGCTCATCGGCGGGTGGTGCGGCGGGAAACCGTACGAGGCCGGGTGCTCGGAGATCTTCGCCAGACGCAACGGCTCGGGATGGCGGATCAGCTCCCCCAGGATGCCGTGGCCCTCCGGATACGGGCCGATCCGCGCGATCTGTTCCTCGCTGACCCCGATCGTGTGAAAAGCCGACAGCCGCTTGCCGTCCGGACCGATCACGCCGAGCGCCGCGTACTCCGCGTCGACCAGCGCCGCGGCGGCCTCAACGATGCTGTACAGGGCCTGCTCCAGATCCAGCTCCCGACCGACCGACAACACCGCCTCCAGCAGGCTGTGCACCCGGTCGCGGGTGCCGCGGGCGGCGTCCAGACGCGCCTGGAGCTCCTCCAGCAACTCGTCCAGCCGCAGCTGAGGCAGCCGTACGCGGGCCTCCTCGGGGCTTCCCACCGGTACTCCTCCAGGTCCCCTCAAGGCACGGACACCCACCGGTCCGGTCATGTGTCACGGTAGTGGTCGGCCGCAGGATGCGGTAGCGAATCGGGCGAGTGCCCAGGGCTTACCTCGGCGCCTCCGATTCAGCCGACGGCGGGCCTGCCCTGCACCGCCGACCCAGGCACCCCGCACCCCACGATGGACCGCTCCGGGCGCGCCCCTGGGAAGGGGACGGACCCGCCGGGGCCGACCGGCCCAGTGAAAGGGACCGACAGCACCTGCCGCTTCCGGCTGCGGCGGCCGGAGGCTGGAGGCTGGAGGCTGGAGAGGTACCCGGCCCGAAACCCGACGGAGGAGACCGACGCCATGGTCCGTTATCTGGTGGGCAGCGGGATCGCGGCACTGGCCGCGGCGACGTTCCTGGTCCGCGACGGCGGCTTCTGGGGATCCGACATCCACCTCGTCGAGGAACAGCGGACCCTCGGCGGCAGCCTGGCCGCGGGCGGCCCGCCGGACGTCGGCTACAGCATGCGCGGCGGGCGGATGTTCGAGGCCGACTTCCGCCGCACATACGACCTGCTGTCCGGCATCCCCACCCTCGACGACCCGGTCGTCTCCGTGACCGAGGAGATCCTGGCAGGACACGAGGACTTCGCCTGGGACGACATCGCCCGGCTCGGCAGGTCACCCAGAGGTGTGAGGGACGTCCGGCCCTACCGCCGGGGACCATCGGCACCTGTGGGAAGAGAGGGGCAGGAGAGACAGTGAGTGCAGGAGCGGCACCGATCCCCCGCGGTGTCGCTCCGTTCACGTCGCCACGCAGTCAGCCGTGCAGGGCACGGAGCACCGGACGGAGCACCGGACGGAGAACCGTGCGCGACCCGACGATACGGACACCCGCCATGGCCGACGACGACCGGCTGGTCACCGACCCGGGGGAACTGGCCCGCTATCAGGCCTTGTTGCGTCCGTGGGTGTCACAGCGGATGGATCACGCCGTCCGCATCAGCCCCGATCTGATCACCGGGGTTCGTCTCACAGCCCAGGGTCCGTCCCCGTCGTCCTGAGCGGCGTGAGTCGTGCGGCACGACGACCACCGGGCGGCGCGCCCGGTGCGACAGTGCGCGTGGTGATCGGCGTTCAGGACGGGAGGTGCACTTTGTACAGGGTGTGTCCGCCGACGAGTTCGCGTCCGGTGACCAGCTCCGGGTCGATGCGCACGAAGACCTCCTGCGGCGCCGGCGCCCAGGAACGCGGCCCGGTCCGCAGCAGCCGTGCGTGCTCGGCGGGGTCGGTGACAAGGACGGCCGCTCCCATGACCACGACGCTCCAGCCGGAGTGGGCGGCGGCGTCGACCTCGTCGGCCTCGAAGGCGACCACAGCTCCGGCGATCGCCCTCACCAGCTCCGAGGCAGCCGAGACGCGCACCAGCACCGCCCCGTCATGGTCCAGGCCGAAATTGACCGGCAGAACGGCTGGCAGCGCCTGCCGTGTGTACACGATGCGCCCCACCGGCACCTTGGCGAGCCGGTGCAGGCACTCCTGCCGGTCGAGTTCGCGGAATCCGTCGTTGGCGTCCATCTGCCTTCTCGTCTCTCACCTGACATCGCGGTGGTCGTGGTCACCCGGCAGCACCGGCCGTATGCACACGGTGGTGCCGTCGGCGAGCAGGGCGTGGACCGAGGGTCGGTCGAGCAGGTCGTCCGTCATCGCAGGTCTCCTCCATGGCTTTCGATACATCGATCGTCCGGCGGAGCGGAGGGGTGTCACAGGGGCTGTCCGGGGGCCGACCAGGGCCAATCGGCCCTCCCTGCCCCGCTGACCGGCCCCGGCTCCGCCCTGCGGTGAGCCGCCCACTCG
The Streptomyces sp. NBC_01485 genome window above contains:
- a CDS encoding ATP-binding protein, with amino-acid sequence MAYEPRQPMAEPRPLLERHRELKALDSTLSKLRRAVERVPQARSGGLLAFTGPAGLGKTALVAEARARAVAQGFTVFSGRGGETEQDLAFRVVRQLAQPALAAMDETERRTFLGSWYDIVAVALGLEATDTAHAPDPTGVRDGLDWVMTRLTMMKAPVVLLLDDLHWADAESLSWLASFAPRVADLPLLIIVAYRPDELPPEAAAFRTLVAHHGNRPYVLEPLTRAGVARIIRDEVGDGAEDDFCEKCFKATDGSPLDTVELAIELGRRKLKGTRDDLPAMRDIASAVSGPGLIKRLQALGTTTVRFAQAAAVLGAPFSPELAATIAVIGSEDTTEAIEKLRVARIVADGHGPGGSLDFVHSLIATTIYRNIQPASFRVGMHNAAAEAVRAAGFSAAKTSRHLLELPCEGRPEVVECLREAAREFLRAGAPEAARRVLARALQEPPLPEDRAVLLHELAGSTFLIEPTATVTLLKEARAEVGVDPALRASIVYRLTQALAHTDQLAEAAAVADDESRQTTNARIRLRMQADHFVWSSFRTDEPDAPARSRRLMKLAERLTGRGLEERYILGLRAWDGVLRGEPRQAVLATAEEALRGGLSWTDENRGFEVPVSVALVFMYCDQPRRAEDLFTKGITECEGKGWRGSHLALGQTLYGYICYRRGFLIDAEELAREGLRTAEKVEGAVPAQWFAIGILIQTLLARGRTADARRIADTYRYGEVVPNAVIYPDPRSVYAELLIAEGRHAEAESLLSDVGEWLDGRGWRNPAWCRWQLNLVQAVASTDPDRALSLARDAVKRARDFGAASVIGQALRAEAEVTAGPAALDVHAEAVEHLEGSPASYELARALVGHGAALSRNGRLQEAANRLYQGLESAVHCGAETLAARAREELSAAGLRPLPLRYAQTDTLTVQERRTAELTVQGQPVAVVAKELRLTEQGVRQLLSSVYRKIGTDATDLQAALDTFPRVRH
- a CDS encoding acyl-CoA synthetase, coding for MTGTPPTGFWAQATADPDRTVLIAPDGEEWTAGRLHAAANRLVHGLRAAGLERGDAFAVVLPNSAEFFTAHLAATQAGFYLVPVNHHLVGPEIAWIVSDSGAKVLLAHGRYGDQASRAADEAGLPATHRYAVGEADGFRPYAELLDGQPESAPADRTLGWVMNYTSGTTGRPRGIRRPLPGKPPEEAYLGGFLGIFGVRPFDDNVHLVCSPLYHTAVLQFASASLHIGHPLVLMDKWTPEEMLRLIDAHRCTHTHMVPTQFHRLLALPEATRQSYDVTSMRHAIHGAAPCPDHVKRAMIDWWGTCVEEYYAASEGGGAFATAEDWLKKPGTVGKAWPISELAVFDDDGDPLPPGELGTVYMKMTTGGFAYHKDEDKTRKNRIGDFFTVGDLGVLDGDGYLFLRDRKIDLIISGGVNIYPAEIESALLAHPAVADAAAFGIPHDDWGEEVKAVVEPAPGHEPGPDLAATLLGHCAERLAGYKRPKTVDFIAEMPRDPNGKLYKRRLREPYWEGRQRPL
- a CDS encoding NAD(P)H-dependent flavin oxidoreductase, which translates into the protein MQTELSKQLGVEHAVFGFTPFPAVAAAISRAGGFGVLGAVRYTAPDDLKRDLDWIEAHVDGKPYGLDVVMPAKKVEGVSEADVEAMIPEGHRQFVRDTLAKYGVPELAEGEASGWRITGWMEQVARSQLDVAFDYPIRLLANALGSPPADVVARAHERHVLVAALAGSARHARKHRDGGIDIVVAQGYEAGGHTGEIASMVLTPEVVEAVDPLPVLAAGGIGSGRQVAAALALGAQGVWLGSVWLTTAEADLHSPALTRKLLAAGSGDTVRSRALTGKPARQLRTEWTDAWDAPDGPGTLPMPLQGLLVAEAVSRIQKHGVDPLLGTPVGQIVGRMNEVRSVQAVFDDLTRGFERAVDHVNRIAGRSGQ